A window of Xiphophorus hellerii strain 12219 chromosome 19, Xiphophorus_hellerii-4.1, whole genome shotgun sequence contains these coding sequences:
- the atg9a gene encoding autophagy-related protein 9A isoform X1 produces MAHFETEYQRLEASYSDSPPGEENLLMHVPEGSKSQWHHIENLDLFFQRVYNLHQKNGFTCMLLGEIFELVQLLFVVGFTVFLANCVDYDVLFANKFVNHTDSSKVTLPDAILPMDVCSAHIRDNAFVIFVLIISGVFWLHRLVKFLYNVCCYWEIKSFYINALKMSMSELPYATWQEVQARIIEIQKEHQICIHKKELTELDIYHRILRFKNYMVAMVNKSLLPVRFRLPVLGDSVFYTRGLKYNFELIFFWGPGSLFENEWSLKQEYKRGGNRLELADRLASRILWIGIANLLLCPVILVWQILYAFFSYTEIIKREPGSLGARCWSLYGRCYLRHFNELDHELMSRLSKGYKAASKYMNCFLSPLLTVVAKNVAFFAGSLLAVLIALTIYDEDVLAVEHVLSSLTLLGVCITICRSFIPDKHMVFCPEQLLRVILAHIHYMPDHWQGNAHRYETRDQFSQLFQYKAVFILEELISPVVTPIILIFCLRRKSLEIIDFFRNFTVEVIGVGDTCSFAQMDIRQHGHPAWMSEGKTEASIYQQAEDGKTELSLMHFAITNPHWQPPRETTHFISQLKERVHREAAGASSETHPLSLSESEPRSLVANILAGPSTLGSVHFACDSSLTNNAVTGMPSAATALRSLSPISSSLHLRGSLSAAHRASGFTGRAMTGSGTDARTVSSGSSAWEGQFSSLVLSEYASTEMSIHALYMHELHKQQSRGDLSRHTWHRQESDESSDSIPDEVRSEPNTRSQNFPRSQTFPATLPSPGASSASATSGTNVGQDGEKAQSSSQRRHSGPAADHFGTAGKVVRTARVPMGGWAEDGKASSRHHEPVQEETSEDELPPHIHKVT; encoded by the exons ATGGCGCACTTTGAGACCGAGTATCAGCGCCTGGAGGCGTCCTACAGCGACTCGCCTCCTGGCGAGGAGAACCTGCTGATGCACGTGCCTGAGGGAAGCAAAT CTCAGTGGCACCACATAGAAAACCTGGACttgttttttcaaaga GTCTATAATCTGCACCAGAAGAATGGATTCACCTGCATGCTGTTGGGAGAGATCTTTGAGCTGGT ACAGCTGCTATTTGTGGTTGGTTTCACAGTTTTTCTGGCTAACTGTGTGGATTATGACGTCCTCTTTGCCAACAAGTTCGTAAATCACACAGATTCATCTAAAGTCACCTTACCAGATGCAATCCTCCCAATGGATGTTTGCAGTGCCCA TATCCGAGACAACGCGTTTGTGATCTTTGTTCTGATCATCTCCGGGGTGTTCTGGTTACATCGTTTGGTCAAATTCCTCTACAACGTTTGCTGCTACTGGGAGATCAAATCTTTCTACATCAACGCCCTGAAGATGAGCatg TCTGAGCTCCCATACGCAACGTGGCAGGAAGTTCAGGCCAGGATCATTGAGATCCAGAAGGAGCACCAGATCTGCATTCATAAGAAAGAGCTGACGGAGCTCGACATTTACCACCGAATCCTTCGCTTCAAAAACTACATG GTTGCTATGGTGAATAAATCCCTCCTTCCTGTGCGATTTCGGCTTCCTGTACTGGGAGACAGTGTTTTCTACACCCGGGGTCTCAAATACAACTTTGAGCTCATCTTCTTTTGGGGACCAG gctCCCTATTTGAGAATGAGTGGAGTCTGAAGCAAGAGTATAAGAGAGGAGGCAACAGGCTGGAGCTTGCAGATAGGCTGGCATCTCGTATCCTGTGGATTGGGATTGCAAACCTGCTTCTGTGTCCAGTCATCCTGGTGTGGCAGATTCTGTATGCCTTCTTTAGTTACACTGAG ATAATCAAGCGAGAGCCTGGATCTTTGGGGGCAAGATGCTGGTCTCTTTACGGTCGATGTTACCTGCGTCATTTCAACGAGCTGGACCACGAGCTCATGTCCCGCCTCAGTAAAGGCTACAAG GCTGCATCCAAGTACATGAACTGCTTCCTTTCTCCCCTGCTGACAGTCGTTGCCAAGAATGTGGCATTTTTCGCCGGCTCCCTTCTGGCCGTTCTCATTGCTCTGACCATCTACGACGAGGATGTTCTCGCAGTGGAACATGTCCTCTCATCTCTCACGCTGCTTGGAGTCTGCATAACAATTTGTAG GTCATTTATTCCTGATAAGCACATGGTGTTTTGTCCTGAACAGCTGCTGCGGGTCATCCTGGCTCACATCCACTACATGCCTGACCACTGGCAGGGCAATGCCCACAGATATGAGACCCGAGACCAGTTCTCCCAGCTCTTCCAGTACAAAGCT GTGTTTATTCTTGAGGAGCTCATAAGTCCAGTAGTGACTCCCATCATTCTCATCTTCTGCCTGAGGAGGAAGTCTCTGGAGATCATTGATTTCTTTAGGAATTTCACGGTGGAGGTGATCGGGGTGGGGGACACCTGCTCGTTTGCCCAGATGGACATCAGGCAGCATGGACACCCAGCG TGGATGTCGGAGGGAAAGACCGAGGCATCCATCTACCAGCAGGCGGAGGATGGGAAGACGGAGTTATCGCTGATGCACTTCGCCATCACCAACCCACATTGGCAGCCTCCTAGAGAGACGACACACTTCATCAGTCAGCTGAAAGAACGAGTCCACAGGGAGGCTGCGGGGGCCTCCTCTGAAACACATCCGCTCTCCTTGTCAGAATCTGAA CCAAGAAGTCTTGTTGCAAACATCTTGGCAGGTCCCTCCACACTGGGCTCTGTTCATTTTGCCTGCGACAGTTCTTTAACCAACAATGCAGTTACTGGAATGCCCAGCGCGGCAACGGCCCTGCGCTCTCTCTCGCCGATCAGCAGCAGCCTTCACCTCAGAGGCAGTTTGAGTGCTGCTCATAGAGCGAGTGGCTTTACTGGCAGAGCAATGACAGGGTCTGG AACTGATGCCCGAACTGTGAGCTCAGGCAGCAGCGCATGGGAGGGTCAGTTCTCTAGTTTAGTCCTGTCAGAGTATGCCTCGACCGAAATGAGCATTCATGCACTTTACATGCATGAG CTTCATAAGCAGCAGTCCCGTGGTGATCTGTCCCGTCACACGTGGCACAGGCAGGAGAGCGACGAAAGCAGCGACAGCATCCCTGATGAAGTGAGGAGCGAGCCGAACACTCGCTCCCAAAATTTCCCACGCTCGCAAACCTTCCCCGCCACACTTCCGAGTCCCGGTGCCAGTTCCGCTTCAGCCACCAGTGGCACCAACGTGGGTCAGGATGGGGAAAAGGCACAGAGCAGCAGTCAGAGGCGTCACAGTGGGCCCGCCGCAG ACCATTTTGGTACTGCTGGAAAGGTTGTGAGGACGGCCCGTGTGCCAATGGGTGGCTGGGCGGAGGACGGTAAAGCTTCTTCAAGACATCATGAGCCTGTGCAAGAGGAAACTTCAGAGGATGAGCTGCCTCCTCACATACACAAA gttACATAA
- the atg9a gene encoding autophagy-related protein 9A isoform X2 — protein sequence MAHFETEYQRLEASYSDSPPGEENLLMHVPEGSKSQWHHIENLDLFFQRVYNLHQKNGFTCMLLGEIFELVQLLFVVGFTVFLANCVDYDVLFANKFVNHTDSSKVTLPDAILPMDVCSAHIRDNAFVIFVLIISGVFWLHRLVKFLYNVCCYWEIKSFYINALKMSMSELPYATWQEVQARIIEIQKEHQICIHKKELTELDIYHRILRFKNYMVAMVNKSLLPVRFRLPVLGDSVFYTRGLKYNFELIFFWGPGSLFENEWSLKQEYKRGGNRLELADRLASRILWIGIANLLLCPVILVWQILYAFFSYTEIIKREPGSLGARCWSLYGRCYLRHFNELDHELMSRLSKGYKAASKYMNCFLSPLLTVVAKNVAFFAGSLLAVLIALTIYDEDVLAVEHVLSSLTLLGVCITICRSFIPDKHMVFCPEQLLRVILAHIHYMPDHWQGNAHRYETRDQFSQLFQYKAVFILEELISPVVTPIILIFCLRRKSLEIIDFFRNFTVEVIGVGDTCSFAQMDIRQHGHPAWMSEGKTEASIYQQAEDGKTELSLMHFAITNPHWQPPRETTHFISQLKERVHREAAGASSETHPLSLSESEPRSLVANILAGPSTLGSVHFACDSSLTNNAVTGMPSAATALRSLSPISSSLHLRGSLSAAHRASGFTGRAMTGSGHKLQCI from the exons ATGGCGCACTTTGAGACCGAGTATCAGCGCCTGGAGGCGTCCTACAGCGACTCGCCTCCTGGCGAGGAGAACCTGCTGATGCACGTGCCTGAGGGAAGCAAAT CTCAGTGGCACCACATAGAAAACCTGGACttgttttttcaaaga GTCTATAATCTGCACCAGAAGAATGGATTCACCTGCATGCTGTTGGGAGAGATCTTTGAGCTGGT ACAGCTGCTATTTGTGGTTGGTTTCACAGTTTTTCTGGCTAACTGTGTGGATTATGACGTCCTCTTTGCCAACAAGTTCGTAAATCACACAGATTCATCTAAAGTCACCTTACCAGATGCAATCCTCCCAATGGATGTTTGCAGTGCCCA TATCCGAGACAACGCGTTTGTGATCTTTGTTCTGATCATCTCCGGGGTGTTCTGGTTACATCGTTTGGTCAAATTCCTCTACAACGTTTGCTGCTACTGGGAGATCAAATCTTTCTACATCAACGCCCTGAAGATGAGCatg TCTGAGCTCCCATACGCAACGTGGCAGGAAGTTCAGGCCAGGATCATTGAGATCCAGAAGGAGCACCAGATCTGCATTCATAAGAAAGAGCTGACGGAGCTCGACATTTACCACCGAATCCTTCGCTTCAAAAACTACATG GTTGCTATGGTGAATAAATCCCTCCTTCCTGTGCGATTTCGGCTTCCTGTACTGGGAGACAGTGTTTTCTACACCCGGGGTCTCAAATACAACTTTGAGCTCATCTTCTTTTGGGGACCAG gctCCCTATTTGAGAATGAGTGGAGTCTGAAGCAAGAGTATAAGAGAGGAGGCAACAGGCTGGAGCTTGCAGATAGGCTGGCATCTCGTATCCTGTGGATTGGGATTGCAAACCTGCTTCTGTGTCCAGTCATCCTGGTGTGGCAGATTCTGTATGCCTTCTTTAGTTACACTGAG ATAATCAAGCGAGAGCCTGGATCTTTGGGGGCAAGATGCTGGTCTCTTTACGGTCGATGTTACCTGCGTCATTTCAACGAGCTGGACCACGAGCTCATGTCCCGCCTCAGTAAAGGCTACAAG GCTGCATCCAAGTACATGAACTGCTTCCTTTCTCCCCTGCTGACAGTCGTTGCCAAGAATGTGGCATTTTTCGCCGGCTCCCTTCTGGCCGTTCTCATTGCTCTGACCATCTACGACGAGGATGTTCTCGCAGTGGAACATGTCCTCTCATCTCTCACGCTGCTTGGAGTCTGCATAACAATTTGTAG GTCATTTATTCCTGATAAGCACATGGTGTTTTGTCCTGAACAGCTGCTGCGGGTCATCCTGGCTCACATCCACTACATGCCTGACCACTGGCAGGGCAATGCCCACAGATATGAGACCCGAGACCAGTTCTCCCAGCTCTTCCAGTACAAAGCT GTGTTTATTCTTGAGGAGCTCATAAGTCCAGTAGTGACTCCCATCATTCTCATCTTCTGCCTGAGGAGGAAGTCTCTGGAGATCATTGATTTCTTTAGGAATTTCACGGTGGAGGTGATCGGGGTGGGGGACACCTGCTCGTTTGCCCAGATGGACATCAGGCAGCATGGACACCCAGCG TGGATGTCGGAGGGAAAGACCGAGGCATCCATCTACCAGCAGGCGGAGGATGGGAAGACGGAGTTATCGCTGATGCACTTCGCCATCACCAACCCACATTGGCAGCCTCCTAGAGAGACGACACACTTCATCAGTCAGCTGAAAGAACGAGTCCACAGGGAGGCTGCGGGGGCCTCCTCTGAAACACATCCGCTCTCCTTGTCAGAATCTGAA CCAAGAAGTCTTGTTGCAAACATCTTGGCAGGTCCCTCCACACTGGGCTCTGTTCATTTTGCCTGCGACAGTTCTTTAACCAACAATGCAGTTACTGGAATGCCCAGCGCGGCAACGGCCCTGCGCTCTCTCTCGCCGATCAGCAGCAGCCTTCACCTCAGAGGCAGTTTGAGTGCTGCTCATAGAGCGAGTGGCTTTACTGGCAGAGCAATGACAGGGTCTGG ccacaaactccAATGTATATGA